The sequence below is a genomic window from Dermacentor albipictus isolate Rhodes 1998 colony chromosome 2, USDA_Dalb.pri_finalv2, whole genome shotgun sequence.
ACCAGCAGCGTGACACTTCCCTGCGACAGCTCTTTCAGCTACACAGAGAGCAACGCAGCGTGAGATGCAAGGGGGGCGGATCATTCAACATCCAACTGAGGGACGGTCTGCTGTACCGTGAATACGTGCCAGACTCGGGATCTAGCACGGTGCAGCTGATCGTGCCGAGACAACATCGCGGAAAAGTCCTCCACCTGGCACACAGCGGGCTAATGGCGGGTCACCTTGGAAAGAAGAAGACCACGGACCGCATACTGGCCGACTTCTTTTGGCCGGGAGTGCACGGAGATACGCACGCGTTCGTCGCTTCGTGCGACATTTGTCAGAAGACGGCCAGCCGGGGGTCCGTAAGGAAGGTACCACTCGAGAAGATGCCGCTGGTCGACACGCCGTTTCGCAAGGTCGCGATTGATATCCTGGGGCCGTTGAAACCAGCAACCCGAAAAGGTAACAGATACAGCTTGACGCTGGTCGACTATGCAACCCGCTTTCCCGAAGCGATTGCCCTGCCGAGCATAGAAACCGAGCGAGTGGCCGAGGCACTGCTACAAATCTTCGCCCGAGTAGGCGTACCAGAAGAGATGCTGAGTGATAGGGGATCCAACTTCACCTCTGAACTCATGGCAGAGGTAGGACGGCTACTTTCGTTGCGTCTTCAGACGACGACCCCGTATCACCCCATGGCCAACGGCCTCGTGGAAAAGCTGAATGGGACATTGAAGAAGATGTTGCGGCGCATGTGTACTGAACAGCCCAAGGACTGGGACAGGCTCATCGAGCCGCTACTATTCGCCTACAGGGAAGTCCCACAGGCCAGCACCGGGTTCTCCCCATTCGAGCTATTGTACGGGCGGAACGTGCGGGGTCCTCTGGCCATACTCAAGGAGCTTTGGACCGGAGCGAGACTAGAGGAGGAAGTCAAGACGGCATACCAGTATGTCGTTGACTTGAGAGAAAGGCTCGAAACGACATGTCAGATGGCACACGAGGCCCTCGATGAGGCAGGAGAGCGCTACAAGCGATACTATGATCGCGGAGCAAAGGCGAGGATTATGCGCCCGGGCGACCAAGTACTCCTACTGCTGCCTACCGAGCATAACAAGCTCGCTATGAAGTGGAAGGGGCCGTATGTCGTAAAGGAAAGGAAAGGCGAGGTGGACTACGTGGTTGACATCAATGGCGTTGGGAAAACGTTTCATGCGAACATGCTAAAGATGTACCACACCAGGGAACCGGCAGCTGAGACACCAGTCGTGACGGTGGCAGCAAGTGCCAGCGACCGAGGGATGCCAATGTGGCCCTGGGGGGAGCGAGGAGACTACCGCGACGTCGCGGTTTCCGACAAACTCCACTCGCAGCAAGCGAAGGAGTTGCGAGCCATAATCGCCCTACACCGTGATGTGTTTTCGGAGCAGCCAGGGTACACCGACTGGGCTGTGTGCAAGCTAGCCACAACGACGCAAGAACCTGTACATGTAAAACAGTACCCACTTCCCTTCGCAGTAAGACAAGAAGTGGAAGCCGAAGTCTCCACGATGCTTCAGATGGGGGTGGTAGAAAGGTCCCACTCACCATACAACGCCCCGACCGTACTGATAAAGAAACCCGATGGCACGAACCGTTTCTGCGTGGATTTCCGACGGCTGAACGAGGTTCTGATTGCCGACTCGGAACCGATCCCCAGAGCGGACTGTCTGATCGCTGAGGTGGGAGGCCGGAAAATATTTTCGAAGATGGATCTCTCAAAGGGATACTGGCAAGTGCCTCTAGACGAACAATCCAAGGAGAAGACAGCGTTCTCCGCGCCCAGCGGGCTCTATCAATTCAAGAAGATGCCGTTTGGCATAAAAACTGCTCCTGCTGTTTTCGCGAAACTCATGCGGAAACTTCTCGACGGCATCGCCAACGTCTACCATTACTACGACGACCTCTTGATCGCGACAAATGATTGGCAGGACCACTTAGATGCCTTGGGGGAAGTACTGGCGAGGCTACGAGAGGCGGGGATGACTGTCCACCCCAAGAAATGCGAACTGGGGTTCGATCAGCTGTCTTTCCTGGGACACAAGATTGGAGGAGGGAAATTGGGCCCCATGGAGTCCACTTTGGATAGAATACGCAACGCTGCCCCGCCGACGACCAAGCGCCAAGTTAGGGCCTTCATGGGACTGGCCGGATACTATCGCGAATTTATCAAAAATTATGCCACCATCGCAGCCCCCTTGACGGACCTGACGAAGAAGCGGGCGCCGAATCAGATATCGTGGGGAGATACCGAGCAGGAGGCATTCGATAAACTGCGGAGGCTGCTCTCCGAGGCCCCCATTCTACAGATCCCGGACTTCTCCCAGCCATTCGTGCTTCGCACCGACGCCTCCGACCAGGGGCTCGGCGCTGTCTTACTACAAGACAAGGGGGGAGTGCTTCACCCAGTTGCATACGCCAGCCGAAAGCTCCTGCCGAGAGAACAGGCCTATGCAGCCATtgagaaggaatgtctggccattgTCTGGGGAGTAAAGCACTTCAACTTCTATCTTTACGGTAAAAGATTTACGGTCCAGACGGATCATCAACCCCTCAGATACCTCAAGGAAGCCAAGTTTACGAACTCGCGGGTGCTTCGGTGGGCCCTGCTCCTACAGGAGTACGACTTTAACGTCCTTAGCATCAAGGGTGCGGAGAACGTGGGCGCTGATTACCTTAGCCGGGTCTGAATTGGCATGAGGGGGTAGAGGAGTTCGGATAGACTTTAGTTGTCTccgttttgttctttctttttttttcactaagacTACTCCGTGAATCGTGTTGCTTCATAGCCTCGTTGAGGTATGCATTGTGTTTTATCTTTTTTCTTGCGCGTCATGTGCTCATGCCAGTGCGGAAACATTGCGGAAGTGTGGTGCGGTGGGGGGTGCGCGAGTGTTCGCACAACTCAAGAACGCTCATCGACGCGGTGGTGCGGGTCACCGTCAGCGGCGACCAGAGGCTCCTTTCAGTGCGCGTACACCACTTTGCATCTTGTTTTGAATGTTATTCTATAACATTCTTGTCGCCGGGGTGGTGCCACAAAGTGCGTGTACCCCTCGGCGTCGCCCACCGCCGCCAACAGTTCCCGCCGCGGCGTGCCCGGCGCGGGGAGCGCTCTCCCTAGATCCCGCCGGCGCCCAGACCGGTTCCTCACGTCACAGCCGGCGAGGGGAGAGGGAGAACGAGGTGGAGCGACCTGCGACAAGCGGGCAGAGTTGCGGGACCAGCGAGGCAAGCGGCAGGTGAATTGGGCGTCAGGCAGGCGTGAGGACGGCGGCCTGAGTTCCTGTAGCCGGAGCCTCCCTAGACGCGGCCCCGAGTCAGCCCCGATCTTCGGCAGCGACGTGCGGCTACGACGGACCCAGCAGCCCGGCGCCTCCCCAGCTCGGACGCCCTACTCGTCCCTACGCAGATAAGCCCACGCCACGTGTTTCCGCatctctcagaactttccgccgaACTGTATTTCttcaatcgcgtttaatctttcgtttATTTAGCCATCGAGTGTTAATTATTGTATGTCCTGTTAGTTTAGTGTTTACcctatttattgtcgcgtgtgttttgtatttgtgtcgcgtattttattgtatttcgcgagtgttaatggttcccacgtggtgggcttagtgtcgcgcgagtggcgtcagggcgtgtgttgtgtgacccgcacgctctccgcgagctaggacccactactggaagttatatgttcttttcctttccttaTATCTCGCGCATGATTCCACTTTATTAAACTGAGTGTGTGTTGTacacgtcgcctcccgtctcatgcctctggttcacggtcgatcaggcgtggaccttatcgccggtcagcagtcgaaccttccctaaacgcacgcggggtgggtttgttgtcgccccatcccctcctgttCGGAGAGTGCAAATTAACCccaccaccaatctttgacacTATAACACCTCCGCAAATgcatcttttctttggattagatTCACTGGCGTTAGGACTAAAATACGTGGCGCCTAGATTAAACTAGTTGGCGCTGGGATTAAAAAGACTGGCGCTTACACTAAGATAGTTGGCGCTTGGATTAATTTGAGCAAGAAAACCTGTAGTACAATATTTTAGAGAGCACACCAATTCTGAAATATAAATTTTAAAGTAAGAAAGGTGAGGAGGTTTACCAATATGACATCGGATTTGCACGAGCGGTTGAAAAAATAACAACAAATCTAATACAAGAGAGAAAGAGGTAATTTGGGCAGAAGTACTGATGAACAAATATAAGGGTATCCGAATAACCGGCTATCCGAATTCCAGATACTTCTAACcgaataaacaaacgaataaccAATCACTCCGGTTATCCGACTTTCAAATCCAAATAACCGGCGAAACAAATAACTGGGTAAACGATTTTTCCGAAAGACCGGTTTGATGTTCTTGCATTAGTAGTCACCATGGCTAACCTCCGGCAGAACTCTCATCGCCGCCCGAAGGTCCTGCAGTGGAACATGCACTCGTTGCAGCGGCGTCACGCCGACTTCTCGGAGTACCTCCTGTGGAACGATTACGACGTACTCACGCCGCTGGATTTTGGTGTGCTGGCTGAGGCGCTCTTACTCCCCGGCTATATCGAGTATGCCAGTGTCACGACGTGCTCCCTGGCCTGCTCTGTGGCCCCCTGCCTGGACGCCAACCGTCCGCAAGCTGCCCCACACTGCGTGGTCTACGTGCGCTGCTCCATCCCTCATGCCGAGATGCCCGTTCCTGACCTGACCAGTGTACCAATGGAGTGCTGTGCGGTGATCGTGCGGCTCACATCAAGGGACACTACTGTAACGAGCGTGTATGTGCGCCCCTGCCACCCCTCGGACGCTCGCTGCCTGTTGCCGCTGCCTGCCCGTCTGGGAGAAGAGAGCGTGCTTtgcggcgacttcaatgcacatcTGAGGTAGCCGCAGCTGCAACACCCACGGCGACGCTTTGGCATCTGCGACACTTCAAGGTGGCCTTGTCATCCTCAACACTGGGGAGGACACTCGCATGCACATGCCCACCCGCAGCTTAAGAACAACCATCGACCACAGCATTACAACATAGGGTTGTTATTACACATGAGTCACGGCTCCTGACACTTAGAGGTCCGATTACCTGCCCATCAGGCTCATGCCCTCGTCCGTTAGGTCCCGCAGGTCAAAGAACTGCACGTTGATCCACTGGAATACCTTCAGGAAGATGCTCGCCAACAACTTGAGCGGGGGCATCATGCGGGCTCTTCAACACAgtgcagcggcggctgccgcccgGGCGGccatacactcttaagcaaactTACACcctttgccacacaacgatagtcATCATCTGTCTAGTCCGCACTTTCTTTCTTCAACGTggcaagcccggtactttccagtaatgaacggcatgcgcgttatcagcatgacatagcattctcgacaggaaagtagcgggcgcggcgtcttcaagaaaggaaacgcaagcaaggcagataacgattgttgttgtgtgggagactccccaaagggtgtaactttgcctacgAGTGTACAGCCAGCCCAGCCTCTACTGGACCTGCGGGTGCCTAATCTATGGGCTGCACGACGGCAAGCAGAGCAGCACGCCCTACGGACCAAGTGGTCTGAGCACCGGACAGCCTTCCGGCGGATAGACGCTCGTATGCCGACGCCAGGCAAACCTGGGCGTCGGCACAGTTGGCAGAATAAAGAAGCTATCTCGGGTGCTCGTCATGGTTCGAAGGCGTGGAAACATCTACGATCGCTCGTGCATAGGCCCACAATGAGCCAACCAATTCTGGCCGTCGCTATCACCTTGGGGATTGGCGAGATCGACCTGGCAGAGCGACTAGCGGACCTCTTCTCATACCGGTCCCATCCAACTCTTGTTCTACCAGTGTGCCAGAGCAGGCCCCAAACCAAAATTTTCTGCTGCCTGCTGAGCCACCACCCTTCCTGAACAACGCAGCAGATTGCATCCCTGTGCGACCAGCCGACCACGCGCCACGAGCTCTTGGCTAATCTGGCTAAGCGACGCGGTGCACCGGGGTTGGATGGTATCACATTCCAAATGCTACGCCCGGCTGCTAGATTACTTCAATGACATGTGGTGGTCTGGCTGCCTTCAAGGGGCATGGCTGATGGTCGTCGTAGGGCCATTTTCGAAACCGAGAAAGTTTGCCAAGGCGCTCACCTCCTACAGGCCCGTGTCTCTTACCCCAGCAGCCTACAGGTGAGTCTGTAGCATTGGCTTGCCTCGAGTGGATCCCACGAGCTCTGGACTTCTTCCCGGAACAGCAGACTGGGTTCTCTCGTGACTGGTATGCAACTGACTCTATCGCGGACATCGTATCCACCCTGGGGGACGGAAGAGGCTCTCGCGAAGTGGACACTACTTGTGCTTCTTGATGTGGAAAGCATTTCTGATGGCTTGCCTTACCTGGTCATGGAGCCCTCTCTGGACGACCTTGGGGTTACAGGATGTCTCCGGCGTTTTGTCATGGCCTTTCTCGCAAGGCGCTCCCTTTGCGTAAAGGAGGGAAAGACTGAGCTCCCCACAGGCAGCCTGTTGCAGAGTGCCGCAGGAATCCGTCCTAAGCCTCTTTTTTTGAGCTTGGCACTGGCATCTCTTCTGCCATCCCAGTGCACCTCCGACATCGTGTCCAGGTCTCCGTACACGCAGATGATGTAGCTCTGTAATTTTGGGGTCCCACTATAAGCCTTCCAGCCGTTCAGTCGTCCTTGCAGCGAGTCCCGGACGAATTTGTTTCTTACTTCCAGACTGTAGGCCTCTACATATCGTCCTCAAAGACCGTGGCCGTGTTCGTCCATCCCTGCGTGGCCATATGCCGACGAGCCATCCCGGTGGTGTTGGGTAGCAACCGCATACGATAGAAGCACGTTGTAACCTACCTCAGCCCGCAAATAGACCAGTGAGTCTCGTGGCCGCCAGCTGCCAAAGGTCTCATCGCTCTAGTATAGAAGCTCCAAAAGGCGGTTGGCCTTCTGCGGCTTCACGGCAGAGGATGCACACCACAATGGGGTGTCCCTCTATATGCCGCCACGGATATTTAAACGCTTCTTTATACTCCCTCTCGTGGCCCTCGCACGGGTTCGCGTCAGGTGCCTGGAGCTACAGCAGCGGAAAGTCATTCGGATGATTCTTACATCGCTGCCATCCTAGCCCAGACAGAGACTTGGCTGCTGCCAGCTTGGCCTGCATCATGTTGACAGGCTACATCGCGTCCCGCGTAGTGCGGCTCTGCTTTCAAGGTTGCGGAGCCGACCTCACTCGCGCATGGGCAGCTTGCGTCAGCTGTACGAGGATGATGTCGGCCGTCCTCCCACCCTAGCCATCCCGCAACCTCCTTCTCACCATCTGCCAATTGAGGCCTCTACTACCCTGCTGGGCGGCTTCACGAAAAGACGATCCCCGTCCTGCGCCTTGTACCAGGCGTCGGCATTTTTCTTGAGGGTCCGGCTGGACAGACATCTGCACATCTACACGGACGACTTCATCCATGCAGACTCTGGATCTGTCACTGCCACTGTCAGTGCATGATCCCTGCCCTTTGGCGCTGGAGAGCATGCCGGCTGCCATTCGCCGCAAGCTCTACCACTGTCAAGGAGGCTGGCCTCCATCTGGCTGTAGACATGCTGGCGGAGGACCCCCCGGATTTTCCAGTTGTGATCCTCTGCGTCTCGCGAGTGGTGGTCCTTGCTCTTCATCCACCGGAGACCGCCGGTCTTAACATTGCCCTGCTGACGAAAGAACTTCGCGCCCTCGTTTCGGGTGGCTTGAAGTTGTCGCTAGAGTGGCTCCATCTCACATCGGCATCCAGGTCAACGCGAAGGTTGACGCCCAGGCAAAGGCAGCACACCACGTCACTGCACCAGTCAGCACCGCTGTAAAAGCTTTCGACCTATCCGAGTGGAGTACCTAAGAGCGCTCCACCTGGATTCGCGCGTCGCCAGCGGTTGCCCTACCATTGCAGTTTCTGATCGCGGCCTCACAAAGTTGGAGTGGTCTCTCCTGCTGTGCCTCTGGATCGGCTGCTCCTCGACGGCATCACGGAGGTACATCAAATGCCTGGCTTCATTCGCGGCCTGCTCAGCGTGCGGTGAGGATGAAGCAGCCAACCACCTACTTTCTTCTTGCCCCGCCTTCTCCAAACAGAGGGCACTTCCCGACGTCTCATTTCGACGCCTCGGACTCCCAGCGGCCTCGGCATCCCAGCTGCTGTTTCCCGGCCGGCACCACGGCTCAGCCTTCAGGCACTTTCTTATGTTCCTGAAGACACGGGGTTCTCAAGTATATTGTGAATGCACTGCATGACTAGCGTGTACACTGGTACCTGATGGTACCGGCCTCTGCAATCGCCTCATCCTTCTTTATATCTCCCTCTCTTTCCCCAAGACGCTGAGACGTGCTCCTTAAAGGGCTGCAGGCAACAGCGCCCCTTCCACTTCACAGTCACACTCTCTGTCTCTCGGCCTCGATctcctcctcgcccaccgctccATACAGAGTGCAGAAACCCAGGGCGCCTCCCACGGCATCGGGCACGGAAACGGCGAACGCGATGCCTTTGGCGAACAATGCAAGGACGCGTTGTCTGCATTTTTGTGTCCTGAAGGCGATCCGCGACGTAGGCAAAGTGAGCGCCTGTGCAGGCCTAATTTTCAAAGTGATCTGCTATGTTTGCAGAGTGGCCGTACTGCtggtagcttcgcatgcgctaTGCTATCGACATTtagtacgcgttgaagcgagaggttcacgaaggtcaattcgcttgctgctgccgcgattcatCACGCCATTCTTtttacagcgagtttccgtgctcATATAGCTAGATGTGTTGATGCTTACCGGTGCGCGCatcacaccatgcttgttcatttagttaaaGCACGTTGGCGGGCTACTTGGTTCGAATCCACGATAGAATGTGTGAGCGCGACAGATCAAGGACGTCGAAAGAAGCAGACAGAcaaggacagcgctgtctctgtgggtctgtttctttctacgccctCATTTattcacgcttacatattctatcgtggttaatttagttagtaagccaatGTTAACAagcttatatggccgataaaactagtgGTTTGAAAACCGCATATAACGAAAAGATATTTTGCTGTTATTCCTTCTATCTTTGCAACTGTACTAGGCACGCGTCTTAATTTGGTATCGTTGTGTTTAGAAAGGAAGCCATTGTTTTGTCATCCATGTACTGCATGTACAGATGTTGCCGTTGTCGCGCCACGCATTATTAAAGCGGTTGGCACACTTGAAACATGACACCAGCGCTCACCGCGAAGCCACAGTGCAATGATGTTTAGATGAAACGTCTCACAAGGGCGGCTCCGGTCGAGAATGCCGCGAAACCAATTTAACCACTCGTTCAACTCTCAGAGTAGCGTATAGCTCGGCAGTGCGGATTGTAATGCGAGCTGGGACAGCAGCGTTTGAGAAAGCTCACTCGATCATAACACGTGCACTAC
It includes:
- the LOC139055715 gene encoding uncharacterized protein yields the protein MAEEAERFVAVGKQLGLEGTALQEFLREERAVHRERLREQGQQKREDERDKARSDRRLLEIEKELELLRAKSDCASSSGGSESLPNGSLVTAQFAGVSPQRLLAPFNDKADDLDAYLTRFERVAEAQGWAREQWATALSTCLTGEALSVFGRMPASEALSYDKVKRALLRRFRLTEEGFRKKFRTEAPQDNEAPSQFFARLENYWERWVHLSEAPKSYERIKDLLLAEQFLENCKPALAMFLREKKSRDILDMLQRADEYVSARDTVNFGKREARQGGQAGDNLDAGRDRRQSNSGTGLRCYLCSRTGHVASQCTSTNKKPEHTNREQPAARNILACLEEDGYLELKDGQRLPVVNLGTSPAAGDLPVVAGRVAGKTVKVLRDSGCNIVIVNQDLVQPSEMTGRCRAVYLVDRSVRTLPEARISIDTPYYRGEVLAACMKDPLFDLILGNIEGARAPAEPDGTWGETSARDEDNCAGPSIAEAQPPPVAAVTTRRQAQQQNSQAFWRLPVPSTLAEVTPEQMKEDQQRDTSLRQLFQLHREQRSVRCKGGGSFNIQLRDGLLYREYVPDSGSSTVQLIVPRQHRGKVLHLAHSGLMAGHLGKKKTTDRILADFFWPGVHGDTHAFVASCDICQKTASRGSVRKVPLEKMPLVDTPFRKVAIDILGPLKPATRKGNRYSLTLVDYATRFPEAIALPSIETERVAEALLQIFARVGVPEEMLSDRGSNFTSELMAEVGRLLSLRLQTTTPYHPMANGLVEKLNGTLKKMLRRMCTEQPKDWDRLIEPLLFAYREVPQASTGFSPFELLYGRNVRGPLAILKELWTGARLEEEVKTAYQYVVDLRERLETTCQMAHEALDEAGERYKRYYDRGAKARIMRPGDQVLLLLPTEHNKLAMKWKGPYVVKERKGEVDYVVDINGVGKTFHANMLKMYHTREPAAETPVVTVAASASDRGMPMWPWGERGDYRDVAVSDKLHSQQAKELRAIIALHRDVFSEQPGYTDWAVCKLATTTQEPVHVKQYPLPFAVRQEVEAEVSTMLQMGVVERSHSPYNAPTVLIKKPDGTNRFCVDFRRLNEVLIADSEPIPRADCLIAEVGGRKIFSKMDLSKGYWQVPLDEQSKEKTAFSAPSGLYQFKKMPFGIKTAPAVFAKLMRKLLDGIANVYHYYDDLLIATNDWQDHLDALGEVLARLREAGMTVHPKKCELGFDQLSFLGHKIGGGKLGPMESTLDRIRNAAPPTTKRQVRAFMGLAGYYREFIKNYATIAAPLTDLTKKRAPNQISWGDTEQEAFDKLRRLLSEAPILQIPDFSQPFVLRTDASDQGLGAVLLQDKGGVLHPVAYASRKLLPREQAYAAIEKECLAIVWGVKHFNFYLYGKRFTVQTDHQPLRYLKEAKFTNSRVLRWALLLQEYDFNVLSIKGAENVGADYLSRV